From Variimorphobacter saccharofermentans, one genomic window encodes:
- the murC gene encoding UDP-N-acetylmuramate--L-alanine ligase — protein MYKIDFDKPCRIHFIGIGGISMSGFAEYLHTQGYIVSGSDAHQSKITDHLSDLGIKFYLGQRASNITSDIEVVVYTAAIAEDNEELMEVKRRGIPLLNRAEMIGQIMLNFNNAIAVSGTHGKTTTTSMVSSIFMEGQLDPTISVGGILDAIGGNIRMGKSEHFITEACEYTNTFLEFYPRRSIILNIDADHLDFFKDLQDIRNSFHAFAKRLPENGQLFINGEIPNYEEITSDLVCEVLTYGIIDPAYRKSDSSYDICADRIEFDKQGNGSYDLYYRGQFIDRISLNCNGLHNVSNSLPAIGVSIESGISIDVIKRAFSSFHNSKRRFEYKGEIGGITILDDYAHHPTEVTATLTAAQTYPHKKLWCVFQPHTYTRTRNHLKEFANALSLADKIVLADIYAAREKNPGDISSKDLASELEKLGKEVYYFPCFDEIESFLLQNCMNGDLLITMGAGDIVSVGENLLGL, from the coding sequence ATGTATAAAATAGATTTCGACAAGCCTTGCCGAATACATTTTATTGGCATCGGCGGTATTAGTATGAGCGGATTTGCTGAATATTTACATACTCAAGGTTACATTGTTAGCGGCTCAGATGCTCACCAAAGCAAAATTACAGATCATCTGTCGGACCTTGGAATTAAGTTTTACTTAGGACAACGTGCCAGTAACATCACTTCAGATATTGAGGTAGTCGTATATACTGCCGCAATTGCGGAAGATAACGAAGAGCTTATGGAGGTAAAAAGACGGGGTATTCCATTATTAAACCGTGCTGAGATGATAGGGCAGATAATGCTGAATTTCAATAATGCAATCGCCGTATCCGGTACCCATGGTAAGACCACTACAACCTCTATGGTTTCTTCTATTTTTATGGAGGGCCAGCTTGACCCTACCATTTCCGTGGGAGGCATCCTGGATGCTATTGGAGGCAATATCCGTATGGGTAAATCAGAGCATTTTATAACGGAAGCCTGCGAATATACCAATACCTTTCTGGAGTTCTACCCCAGACGCAGTATTATATTGAATATTGATGCGGATCATTTGGACTTCTTTAAGGATCTGCAGGATATCCGCAATTCCTTCCATGCCTTTGCCAAACGTCTTCCGGAGAACGGGCAGCTGTTTATCAACGGTGAAATTCCTAATTACGAGGAGATAACATCGGACCTTGTATGTGAGGTATTAACCTACGGCATTATTGATCCTGCCTATCGTAAAAGTGACAGTTCCTATGATATTTGCGCTGACCGTATTGAATTTGATAAGCAGGGAAATGGTAGCTATGATTTGTATTACCGTGGTCAATTCATTGACCGGATTTCGTTAAACTGCAATGGACTACATAATGTATCGAATTCCCTTCCTGCAATTGGCGTATCCATCGAAAGTGGTATATCAATTGATGTAATAAAGCGGGCGTTTTCCTCCTTCCATAATTCAAAAAGGCGTTTTGAATATAAAGGAGAGATTGGCGGTATCACCATCCTTGACGATTATGCACATCATCCCACAGAAGTAACCGCCACCTTGACTGCGGCTCAGACATATCCTCACAAAAAGCTTTGGTGTGTATTTCAGCCGCATACCTATACCAGAACACGTAATCACTTGAAAGAATTCGCAAATGCCTTATCATTGGCTGACAAAATAGTACTCGCTGATATCTACGCTGCAAGGGAGAAGAACCCCGGCGATATATCATCAAAGGATTTAGCATCTGAATTAGAGAAATTGGGAAAAGAGGTTTATTATTTTCCCTGCTTTGATGAAATTGAATCATTTTTATTGCAAAATTGTATGAACGGTGACCTGTTGATAACAATGGGTGCCGGAGATATAGTCTCCGTGGGCGAAAACCTGTTGGGACTCTAA
- the spoVG gene encoding septation regulator SpoVG yields the protein MQITDVRVRKVSKEGKMKAVVSITLDNEFVVHDIKVIEGDKGLFIAMPSRKAGDGEYRDIAHPINSDTRDKIQKIILEKYEIAALETEEAEETEA from the coding sequence ATGCAAATTACCGATGTACGCGTACGTAAGGTGAGTAAGGAAGGTAAGATGAAAGCGGTAGTTTCGATTACACTTGATAATGAATTTGTGGTTCATGATATCAAAGTGATTGAAGGCGACAAGGGACTATTCATCGCAATGCCTAGCCGTAAAGCCGGAGATGGAGAGTACAGAGATATTGCTCATCCGATCAACTCGGATACCAGGGATAAGATTCAGAAGATTATTCTTGAGAAGTATGAGATAGCAGCTTTGGAAACAGAAGAAGCAGAAGAAACCGAAGCATAG
- the pth gene encoding aminoacyl-tRNA hydrolase has protein sequence MYIIVGLGNPTDKYQATRHNIGWDAITRISDDYRISLDFKKHKAICGTGYIEGTKVIIAQPVTYMNLSGESVRELVDYYKVAPEEVIVIYDDISLEVGQLRIRKKGSAGGHNGIKSIIRHLGTDEFPRIKIGVGDKPKDWDLADYVLSRFREEEQPIIREALKDASDACGMIITEGMDAAMNRYNKKKTSKQQE, from the coding sequence ATGTACATTATAGTAGGGTTAGGAAACCCAACGGACAAATATCAGGCGACAAGGCATAATATTGGATGGGATGCGATTACAAGGATATCCGACGATTATCGTATTTCATTGGACTTTAAGAAGCATAAGGCAATCTGCGGAACAGGGTATATTGAGGGAACGAAAGTAATTATTGCCCAGCCGGTTACCTATATGAACTTAAGCGGAGAAAGTGTCCGAGAGTTAGTGGATTACTATAAAGTTGCTCCGGAAGAAGTAATCGTAATCTATGACGATATCAGTCTTGAGGTGGGTCAGCTGCGTATCCGGAAAAAAGGAAGTGCAGGTGGTCATAATGGAATCAAGAGTATTATTCGTCATTTGGGAACCGATGAGTTCCCCAGAATAAAAATCGGTGTAGGGGATAAGCCAAAGGACTGGGATTTGGCAGATTATGTTCTGTCGAGATTCCGAGAGGAGGAACAGCCCATCATTCGGGAGGCACTGAAGGACGCGTCCGATGCATGCGGCATGATCATTACAGAAGGTATGGATGCGGCTATGAACCGGTATAATAAGAAGAAGACTTCTAAGCAGCAGGAATAA
- a CDS encoding DnaD domain protein, whose product MSQISLHAEGISDVTIIPNIFIDQFMPSANGAYVKVYLYLLRCYSGNFTELSVSSIADRLENTEKDILRALNYWEKMNILRLTRNSQKEITSIHLMDLHTMSNKPQQLPDFDSELDEIAVSIHTDSKPASRKSYSAERIAQLTNNDEIKWAMHIVEIYLDRPLKPMDLQLILYLYEELHFSAELIMYLYEYCVSKGKKNAAYIEAVALTWAEEGIDTEEKAKTATASYNDHFNTVNRAFGLNRAPGQIERQYITKWVEVFGFSDEIIKEACDRTILRTQKPDFKYTDKILETWFKKDVKSTADIARLDEEFSKGSKNQNNKVTPMSKPATNKFNQFPQRTYTAQDYEELERKLLNKGF is encoded by the coding sequence GTGAGTCAAATTTCTTTACATGCGGAAGGTATTTCCGATGTCACCATCATCCCAAATATCTTTATTGATCAATTTATGCCGTCTGCGAACGGTGCATATGTTAAGGTTTATCTCTATCTGCTTCGTTGTTATTCGGGAAATTTTACGGAATTATCCGTCTCCTCCATTGCCGATCGTCTGGAAAATACGGAAAAAGACATCCTTAGAGCACTTAATTACTGGGAGAAAATGAACATTCTCAGACTGACGAGAAATTCTCAAAAAGAAATTACATCCATTCATTTGATGGATCTTCATACCATGAGTAATAAACCCCAGCAATTACCTGATTTCGATTCGGAATTGGACGAAATCGCAGTCAGTATACATACCGATTCAAAGCCTGCCAGCAGAAAGAGCTATTCTGCTGAGAGGATTGCCCAATTAACCAATAATGATGAGATAAAATGGGCCATGCATATTGTAGAGATCTATCTGGATCGTCCGTTAAAGCCAATGGATCTGCAGTTGATTCTCTACCTCTATGAGGAATTGCATTTTTCTGCAGAATTAATTATGTATTTATATGAATACTGTGTATCCAAGGGCAAGAAAAATGCAGCCTATATCGAGGCTGTTGCACTGACCTGGGCTGAAGAAGGTATCGATACCGAGGAAAAAGCGAAAACCGCCACTGCCTCCTATAATGATCATTTTAACACCGTAAACAGAGCCTTCGGATTAAATCGTGCACCAGGACAAATCGAACGGCAATATATCACAAAATGGGTTGAAGTCTTTGGATTTTCCGATGAAATCATTAAGGAAGCCTGTGACCGAACTATATTACGGACTCAAAAACCGGACTTCAAATATACGGACAAAATTCTCGAGACCTGGTTTAAGAAGGACGTGAAAAGCACTGCTGACATTGCAAGGCTTGATGAGGAATTCTCCAAAGGGAGTAAAAATCAGAACAACAAGGTTACCCCCATGAGCAAGCCCGCTACAAATAAATTCAATCAGTTTCCGCAAAGAACCTACACCGCACAGGATTACGAGGAATTGGAGCGTAAGTTGTTAAACAAAGGCTTTTAA
- a CDS encoding peptidylprolyl isomerase: MKLRKLGVLVMGLLVLSVLTSCRASKDQYELTNHMGKSIATFEKRSKAELELQSNGVYTMKDVVQVMAPDNEVTSVTLLKDAGDYTVFGVGIGMDKAEAEKKLQEVFGKEIGKTINSDKNATTFSYLKDGKELYASFDINTEKVVEIAYYNMGKTKEDEEAEITANNGELIAMIGDTRVYYNEAMVYLKSAQENYEVDYGKNIWGVDILGDGKTFGELIKDEVINQITELKIIRAKAKELGITLTEEEIAEANSYAKEHFEGLAEKDISRYLITEELLQQIYADNLLAEKVFETLTINVDTNVPDIEANQITVQHILIYNGNYNSEGNKVEYSEEEREEAYEKVKSLLTQAKETEDFKALAEANSEADTIEYTFGRGQGPKEYSPSFEQAAFTLKTGQVSDIITTDYGWHILYCVSDFNEDATIQVKESIIEERRNKMFAELYSKWTADYDIVINSEAWKAVTYE; this comes from the coding sequence ATGAAGTTAAGGAAACTTGGAGTTTTAGTAATGGGTTTGCTGGTGTTATCCGTGTTAACATCCTGCAGAGCCAGTAAAGATCAATATGAATTGACAAATCATATGGGAAAGTCGATAGCTACCTTTGAAAAACGATCCAAAGCGGAGCTGGAGCTTCAGAGCAACGGAGTGTATACCATGAAGGATGTAGTGCAGGTTATGGCTCCGGATAATGAGGTAACCTCGGTTACCCTGTTGAAAGATGCAGGAGATTATACGGTGTTCGGTGTAGGCATCGGTATGGATAAAGCCGAAGCAGAAAAGAAACTGCAGGAGGTTTTTGGCAAAGAGATTGGTAAGACTATTAACTCGGATAAAAATGCAACCACCTTCTCCTACCTGAAGGATGGGAAGGAGCTTTATGCTTCCTTTGATATTAATACCGAGAAAGTGGTTGAAATCGCTTACTATAATATGGGGAAAACAAAAGAGGATGAAGAGGCCGAGATTACAGCCAATAATGGCGAACTCATCGCTATGATAGGTGATACCAGAGTCTATTATAATGAGGCAATGGTATATCTGAAATCTGCCCAGGAAAACTATGAAGTTGACTATGGAAAAAACATCTGGGGCGTTGATATTCTTGGTGATGGGAAAACCTTTGGAGAGCTGATAAAGGATGAGGTTATTAACCAGATTACAGAATTAAAGATAATACGTGCAAAGGCTAAAGAACTGGGGATTACGCTGACAGAGGAGGAAATAGCAGAAGCAAATTCCTATGCAAAGGAGCATTTTGAAGGGCTGGCGGAAAAGGATATCAGCAGGTATTTGATTACTGAGGAATTATTACAACAGATATATGCGGATAACCTTTTAGCGGAAAAGGTATTTGAAACCTTAACCATCAATGTGGATACCAATGTACCGGATATTGAAGCAAATCAGATTACGGTACAGCATATTCTGATTTATAACGGCAATTATAATTCGGAAGGTAACAAGGTTGAGTATAGTGAAGAGGAACGGGAAGAGGCCTATGAAAAGGTGAAATCCCTACTGACACAGGCGAAGGAGACAGAGGATTTTAAAGCGCTGGCGGAAGCAAATTCTGAGGCAGACACCATTGAATATACCTTTGGAAGAGGTCAGGGGCCGAAGGAATACAGCCCATCCTTTGAACAAGCAGCATTTACTTTAAAAACTGGCCAGGTAAGTGATATCATTACCACGGACTACGGCTGGCATATCCTATACTGCGTATCGGATTTTAATGAGGATGCAACCATCCAGGTAAAGGAATCCATAATTGAGGAACGCCGGAACAAAATGTTCGCAGAGCTATATTCTAAGTGGACTGCAGATTACGACATCGTAATTAACAG
- the mfd gene encoding transcription-repair coupling factor, producing the protein MLKTFTAPLKELKEFNDIRDHINMRTLPVQVTGCIDSQKCHLIHGLSEDFRFKVIVTYNDLKAKEIYENYRLYDKEVFIYPAKDIIFYSADIHGNAIVRDRIKVISRILEKKNTTIIVTLDGGMDRLLPLPMIKERILTINAESSIKLDQMSEVLLRLGYERQAQVESPGEFAVRGGIIDIFPLTEESPYRIELWGDEIDSIRTFDVSSQRSIEQVDELVIYPAAEIIPDEVRMKAGLKKLAEEEKEYYKSLREKFKTEEAARIHQIVAEFKENLEAFPGSMALESYINYFYDQTVSFFQYFDNEDTLFFIDEPGRIAEKGEAVETEFREGMIGRIEKGYILPGQMDVIYGYKEVMGILAGKNSILISTMETKNSLITPKSKYNFTVQTVASYHKNFDVLVKDLERWKKNKYRVILLSGSRTRAMRLSEDLRDFNLSAFYSDDMNRELQSGEIMVAYGNLRRGFEYPLIKLVIISESDIFGSEKKKRKKKSTYEGNKIQSFTELTPGDYVVHENHGLGIYKGIEKIEVDKVTKDYIKIEYGGGGVLYIPATGLDVIQKYSGGEGRKPKLNKLNSIEWKNTKAKVKGAVREIAKDLVELYASRQEKVGYQFSPDTVWQKEFEEAFPYEETDDQIAAIEDTKRDMESKRIMDRLICGDVGYGKTEIAIRAAFKAVSDGKQVVFLVPTTILAQQHYNTLVQRMMDYPVSIDVLSRFRTPAEQKKTLERLKKGSLDIVVGTHRVLSADVKFKNLGLLIVDEEQRFGVTHKEKIKQLKKDVDVLTLTATPIPRTLHMSLIGIRDMSVLDEPPVDRLPIQTYVLEHNEEIIREAISRELARGGQVYYVFNRVNGIEEVANMVAKLVPEANVAFAHGKMNEHTLEKIMFDFISGEIDVLVSTTIIETGLDISNVNTMIIDDADRLGLSQLYQLRGRVGRSNRTAYAFLMYRRDKMLKEVAEKRLHAIKEFTELGSGFKIAMRDLEIRGAGNLLGAEQSGHMEAVGYDLYCKMLNEAVKSMKGDVTEEETFETTVDMDMDAFIPSTYIKNEVQKLDIYKRIAEIENEEEMMDMQEELVDRFGDLPNAVNNLLNIALLKSICHSVYVMGLTQKDSEVKLMMYPKAKLAVEKIPELLSMYQNRLKLIPQATPYFVYRLNIKSKSDTLAIFDQLNKLLKDFQMLRQE; encoded by the coding sequence CTGTTGAAAACCTTTACAGCGCCTCTGAAGGAATTAAAGGAATTTAATGATATCAGGGATCATATAAATATGAGAACTTTGCCGGTACAGGTTACCGGCTGTATTGATTCGCAAAAATGCCATCTGATCCATGGCCTGAGTGAGGACTTTCGTTTTAAAGTGATCGTAACCTATAATGACTTGAAGGCGAAGGAGATCTACGAGAACTATCGGTTATATGATAAAGAGGTATTCATCTATCCTGCGAAGGATATTATTTTTTATAGTGCAGACATTCATGGAAATGCAATTGTTCGGGATCGCATTAAAGTTATTAGTCGTATTCTCGAGAAGAAGAATACGACGATTATTGTGACCTTGGATGGTGGTATGGATCGACTTCTTCCCCTTCCGATGATCAAAGAGCGTATTCTTACTATTAACGCAGAGTCCAGCATTAAGCTGGATCAAATGAGTGAGGTTCTGCTAAGACTGGGATATGAACGACAGGCTCAGGTTGAGAGCCCGGGAGAGTTTGCAGTCCGTGGCGGAATTATTGACATATTCCCATTAACGGAGGAATCGCCTTATCGTATTGAGCTGTGGGGAGATGAGATTGATTCTATCCGAACCTTTGATGTGAGTAGCCAGCGTTCCATTGAACAGGTGGATGAGCTGGTAATATACCCGGCTGCGGAGATCATTCCGGATGAGGTACGGATGAAGGCCGGATTGAAAAAGCTTGCCGAAGAGGAAAAGGAATATTACAAAAGTCTAAGAGAGAAGTTTAAGACAGAGGAAGCAGCCAGAATACATCAGATCGTGGCTGAGTTTAAAGAAAATTTGGAGGCCTTTCCGGGTTCCATGGCACTGGAAAGCTATATCAACTATTTTTATGATCAGACGGTTAGCTTCTTTCAATATTTTGATAATGAGGACACCCTGTTTTTTATTGATGAACCGGGACGGATCGCTGAAAAAGGAGAAGCAGTAGAAACAGAGTTCCGGGAGGGAATGATCGGTCGTATTGAGAAGGGATATATATTACCCGGTCAAATGGATGTGATCTATGGATACAAAGAGGTTATGGGTATCCTGGCAGGTAAGAACTCCATTTTGATTAGTACCATGGAGACCAAGAATTCGCTGATTACTCCGAAAAGCAAATATAATTTCACCGTACAGACTGTTGCTTCCTATCATAAGAACTTTGATGTACTGGTGAAGGACCTGGAGCGGTGGAAGAAGAATAAATACCGGGTGATATTATTGTCCGGCTCTCGAACCAGGGCCATGCGTCTTAGTGAGGATTTAAGAGATTTTAATCTCAGTGCATTTTATAGTGATGATATGAATCGTGAATTACAAAGTGGCGAGATCATGGTGGCTTACGGTAATTTACGAAGAGGCTTTGAATATCCACTGATTAAATTAGTTATTATCTCGGAAAGCGATATATTCGGATCAGAGAAGAAGAAACGCAAGAAAAAATCCACATATGAAGGAAATAAGATTCAAAGCTTTACAGAGCTGACACCCGGTGATTATGTGGTACATGAAAATCACGGGCTTGGTATTTATAAGGGTATAGAAAAGATTGAAGTAGATAAGGTTACGAAGGATTATATTAAGATAGAATATGGCGGTGGAGGCGTGTTGTATATACCAGCAACAGGCCTTGATGTGATTCAGAAATATTCCGGTGGAGAAGGAAGAAAACCGAAATTAAATAAGCTCAACTCGATTGAATGGAAAAATACCAAGGCAAAGGTAAAAGGAGCTGTTCGGGAAATAGCGAAGGATCTGGTAGAACTCTATGCCAGCAGGCAGGAGAAGGTGGGATACCAGTTTAGTCCGGATACAGTATGGCAGAAGGAATTTGAGGAAGCCTTTCCTTATGAGGAAACCGATGATCAGATCGCTGCTATTGAAGATACCAAACGGGATATGGAGAGTAAGCGAATCATGGATCGTCTGATCTGTGGAGATGTAGGCTATGGAAAAACAGAAATCGCCATTCGCGCTGCCTTCAAGGCAGTGTCCGATGGGAAACAGGTGGTATTCCTTGTACCAACTACGATTCTCGCACAACAGCATTATAATACTCTGGTTCAACGTATGATGGACTATCCGGTGAGCATCGATGTGCTATCCCGTTTTCGTACTCCGGCAGAGCAGAAGAAGACGCTGGAACGCTTAAAGAAGGGAAGCCTTGATATTGTTGTCGGAACACATCGTGTTCTGTCTGCCGATGTGAAATTCAAGAACCTGGGACTGCTGATTGTGGATGAAGAGCAGCGCTTTGGAGTTACACACAAGGAAAAGATCAAGCAGCTTAAGAAGGATGTGGATGTTCTTACACTAACGGCTACTCCGATACCGAGAACGCTTCATATGAGCCTCATTGGCATTCGGGATATGAGTGTGCTTGACGAACCGCCGGTAGACCGTCTTCCGATACAGACCTATGTATTAGAGCATAATGAGGAAATCATCCGGGAAGCAATTAGTAGAGAGCTTGCCAGAGGTGGACAGGTTTATTATGTATTCAACCGGGTGAATGGTATCGAAGAGGTAGCCAATATGGTGGCGAAGCTGGTACCGGAAGCAAATGTCGCATTTGCACATGGAAAAATGAATGAACATACCTTGGAAAAGATCATGTTTGACTTTATATCAGGAGAAATCGATGTGCTTGTTTCTACGACGATTATTGAGACCGGACTAGATATCTCCAATGTAAATACCATGATTATTGATGATGCAGACCGCCTTGGACTATCCCAGCTCTATCAGCTTCGGGGCCGTGTGGGACGCTCCAATCGAACAGCATATGCTTTCCTAATGTATCGAAGGGATAAGATGCTGAAGGAGGTAGCGGAGAAGAGATTACACGCCATCAAGGAATTCACGGAGCTAGGATCCGGCTTCAAGATCGCAATGCGGGATCTGGAGATTCGCGGCGCCGGTAATCTTCTGGGTGCAGAACAGAGCGGACATATGGAAGCGGTGGGATATGATCTGTATTGTAAGATGTTAAATGAAGCGGTGAAGTCCATGAAGGGAGATGTAACAGAGGAGGAAACCTTTGAAACTACGGTAGATATGGACATGGATGCCTTCATCCCGTCTACTTATATTAAGAATGAGGTACAAAAGCTGGATATTTATAAGAGAATTGCGGAGATAGAGAATGAAGAAGAAATGATGGATATGCAGGAGGAGCTGGTGGACCGTTTCGGTGACCTGCCCAATGCGGTAAATAATCTCCTTAATATTGCACTATTGAAATCAATATGTCATAGTGTATATGTTATGGGATTGACGCAGAAGGACAGTGAAGTAAAGCTGATGATGTATCCCAAGGCGAAGCTGGCGGTCGAGAAGATACCGGAGTTACTGTCGATGTATCAAAACAGACTAAAGCTGATTCCACAGGCAACTCCCTATTTTGTATACCGTTTAAATATAAAGAGCAAATCAGATACACTGGCGATATTTGATCAATTAAATAAATTACTGAAGGATTTTCAAATGCTCCGGCAGGAATAA